The DNA region CATGAACTACAGTACAGATGACATGTGGAGACATTTAAGTAATATTAACTTACAGTGTCACAGGTTTGCAGAGCCAGGAAGAGAGCAAATGCCCCATTGGTCGGTCTGTTTATTGCCCAGAATGAAGAATTCATATGACGAGACTTTAAGAACCTGTGCATAATAAACAGTTACGTATGAACATACATAGACATTAACAATAAGTCTTCACATGTAAGACGAGACAAATAAACTTTTCTGTTTcatatagagtgctgcagggatggtTAGTGTTGCCATGGTTTCCTCAAGAAAAACCCCATTGGACTTTTCCATTGGATtctggattattgcagaaaataacatGCTAGGGATGTtagttttggttaattttgcttttgacagccctgcactcattaattaaaaactaaatggatattttttagAATATAACCCAATCCCTCCCTCTCCAAAAAACTACGCAAAATTACACGAAATACAGGAAGCCCTTCCTTTTAGTCCCATGCTCCAGTGACTCGGCTTTAGATTGCTATCCAGttaggtggtgaaattttattgtttgtgaTGTAAATATCTCAACTTTAATTCTAAtctctgttggctttgctgccAGACAGCTGGTTAGCAGCgttgacacacagaaacacagtgccCAATGCCCACCCTCTTGTCtacactggttagctaacattagccttggcTGCTCTACTCTGCACACCTCCTAGCTAGCAGCGCCACTCATTCAACGGTTACTGCGGGTCCGGTCTTCCCCCAGGTAACCCTTGTGAGAAAGCGGCTTCATTTAAAGCTGCAAAAACCACTTTAGCACTGTTAACtaagttagcaccattagccaTGCTGACATTGCTAAAGGAACTGAAAGAGCTAACagtagttaacaatgctaaagttGGTGCCGCTAGTTAAATGTACTTGCGTGTTATGTTTAGCAAGATGATCTCcacaaattaacaccactttTTTGATTTCTTAAGCGTAAATGCCATCgccaaaagtaaaaagctaactttAATTAACAAATGGACTACATTACAGTCACAGGACTTAAGCATCACTACCACTAAGTGTTCGTCCTCAgcgtgatgacgtttaatgtccctgTCCCCCGACAGCCTCTGTAGTTTCATTTagtcacttgttagcaactgctaacaagcttcaaaattcacaagcgGGATAtctgacgtattttatgtcgtagaacaaaatgtgaaagtctaaTAAGCTTGTGTCAagaacccattcaaaaaacccactgacttcaagtTGACATGAATTTCAAACTCAATCCTGGGTCGTGTTAAAATAGTAATCCCAGATTTGCGAAAACTccttaacccaaaccatcatctaTCCCTATAACcaagtgtgttttgttgctaaagctaaccagaccttaaccacagtgttTCCACATCATAAAACAGTGAAACAAGAACATTTTGCAGCGGCTTGCTATAGTTTTGCAAATCTAATGCTACCATTTTACCAATTTTTCCAGAAGTCCAGAAGTCCAGAAGTCCAAAAGTACTGAcatcaaaatataataaaagtaccaaaagtaaaattaggcattatgcagaatggcccatttcagaattaTGTTCATTATATTACTGGATTTTACCTATTGATGCATTAACACATTAGtataatgttgcagctggtaaaggtgagGTTCATTTTAACTGCTTCTTATGGGGATCAATAAGGTTTTATCATAATCCATAATATTACTGAATAATTTGTGGGTTGATTATATTGTATAACTgaagttaataaataaatgcagtggagATATATGTCCAATATTGTCTCTGAGATGTTGTGAAGAAGAAGTacaaagtagcagaaaatatCAATGTAAAGTACAAGCACCtcaaattgtacttaagtacagtacatgactaaatgtatgtagttacattccaccactggttaTTATCATTGTTATCATGAATCATAAAGTGTGAAAGAGCTGGGTAGGATTGTGAGAGGACCTGTTTCGAACGTATCTGAGGAAATCCTGGTGCAGAACATAGAAGCGGGACTCGTTGTACTGCCCAGAGTAGTACATTCTTGGCCTGTGGGGTTAAAATACAAAATCACATGGTGATAATGTGGTAGTTGTAGTTCATccaaagcaaatgccacagctcCCTAAAGAGTCGTTAAAAAAAGTTACTGTACAGGCTATGTCtcgcctaaaatgtcttcagagacatattttagtgcaccgTTAAACTGTAATACGAGATTGAACACTTTATGAAGAACTCTCAGTGCTGAATTTAGAAACACTGTTTCGCAAAGTAAACTGTACAAGTTAAATGGCCTGATTTTTGAGGGGAGTTTtgtgacttcctgtctgagcCACAAAGGAGCATGAAGTGTTTAACATGACTTGTAACCTCCATAAAATGTACTAACGAATGCcttcttccatttttttggtAACTCGTGAGTCAAAGTtgattaaaacttaaaaaccGGACTGTCTCCATAAACATGGTGACCTGATGACACATTTCCAGGCCCAATCCAATATGTTCCAGCACTAGATATACTGTGTTCATGTTACCTtctactaataataatatttagaCAGTTGATACTCACCTCCTGTTTTTATATGAGCCATTAGTAatcttttctcctctcagaAGACCACCGAGCCAATTGTAATCCCTCCTCCCCTCAGGTATCATCACGTATTTTATACCCTGCCAAAAGGAAGAGGATGAcaggtgagtgtgtatgtgtggggtataaattacaaattacaatATTACACATTACATTCATTCAAGCTTTAATACCTCATCATGAGGGGCGGCTTTGTATCCGAACCTCTTGAATAAATACGTCGCCGAATGGATGGAGTAGGCCGTGTGAACGTACACCGAAGTTCTGTTTCCCACGTCCTCCTCATAACCATTAGTGACTGCACCGTTCACCCTGCCGCACAAACAGATCCAAATGTGAGAGTGACCTCcataaattaatttcagtcaGCTTAGAAACCAATTTATATGGTTATTATTTATATGATGAGTTTACTGTAAGATCAAGCACGACTGCGGCTGTCAGTCACTCTGAGCTTACTTTACTTACATGCAAAAGGCAAAtaggtaaaaataaatgaattgaaaGTTACATAAATCTGTGTAATACATCCATGTAAGTGCACATTCATTGTGATACAGAAATGTAAGGGCTGTTAAACAAAAATACCATTTTGACATGGCTAAGGTAAAAGTTTGAGTGTGAAGCGACACACCCCCATTCAGTTACTCAGGGTATCACATGACGGACCAGGAAGTTGTAATTCTACTGTTTGGACATGATGAATATACGTAGAGATAATAAAGAGATTATAtaacaaatatataatataaacaaAGGGGCATTTGATCTGGCATAAATAATTCATGTTGTCTTAAAAATATGTCAGCAACCAACCTATCTGTCCTTTTCCAAATCCCTTCAATGATCTGAAATGAGGCTGACTCCTCTTGGTGTACATTAggtagctagttagctaaaatAAGATAATTTGAAATTTAACCTGGCTGACACCATTGATCTAGTGTTGGACTAACACCTCTTGCTCTGGCTATAAATTAGGTAGCTATTTAGCTAAAATTTGCTAATTTCAAATTGAACCTGGCTGAAGTTGTTTATCTGGCATTAGACTAACTCCTCATAAAAACTGTACACTGggtagctagttagctaaaatTAGCTGATTTCAGATGTGACCTGGCTGACCCCATTGATCTGACATTAGGCAAACTCCTCTTGATGTAGCTATACATTAggtagctagttagctaaaatTTGCTAATTTCAAATTTAACTTGTCTGACACCATTGAGCTAAAATTTgctaatttttaatttaacctgGCTGACCCCATTGATCTCGCATTAGACTAACTCCTCTTGATAACTATACACAGAGCTGCCAACTCTCACGCATTGACCGTGAGACTCATGCAATTGACACTTTTCACACGCTCTCACGCCACATGTCCATTTTCTCACGCAGTGAAAACTAAATTCATAACTGATAATGTCGTGGCGTGAAAAGAGGATACTGACAGCGCTGCTTCagccagagatattggatgaaggGAGATACCCAActgtaggcttatccaatgttaagaaaacggttactcttcctgtctcctaagtgggcatggttagctctccctccaatcagagcctgttctccctcaaccccccctccccaccaccgtgttgaacagaggctctgtggatgtctgtgtatgcggatcgagaagcaggtggaatgaaaatacattcttcctattattgcagcctattgttgcacaaagcttgggcattttttatttattactagcggtaaataactgtttgtaagctaactgtgattttaccgcctgtttatcaagatcacgagatctcgcgagaacttgttttctgagacggacagggctcaaacaaagttaactttctcttgatctgtgcggatgaaaaatgcagctttagtgtcagaatgttggtaagatgtgtggcttgtggaaaatgaacccaACATTTACTTTACTGACTACAGggcgaaagaattgaccataaattgtgatcacgttcattttcctcactgacaacaatacattcagagctgccgcaagtctcctacAGAGGCGtggcgctgacgtcactgaatcaggaagtgagctgagttggGTATCTCGCTTCATCCAATCTCTGCTTCAGCATCATTTGGCCCATAGACAAAGTGCACTCGAGACTTCCGCCTGTCGAGCaagctacttcctgtttagcgcTCCGCTACCTTGAATGAGGATAAAATCATTTAAtcttgtggctcttctagactttccaaatgttatcggaccaaatTAATCAAATCCtaatagtgaaacaagtcattttgcggGGGTtgtaatgctaaaaaaaaaaagacaagcacTGATTTACTATTTCCCAATGTAAGATATGGTAAAAAGTTTCATCAGGAGACAGACTCtggagttgtaattccactgtttagCCAAGtgaaaattggcttcagagGACGGAGGGCCTGGCTCTGCTGTGTTCCAAGCTTGCTCAACTGTTAATGGAGCACAGGCAAAAAGGGGCAGGACTCAGGAGCTGCTAATTGTTGTGTGGAAGTGGATGAACAGCTATAGGTTGTACATAGTGCCTGATACCACAGTTCACACAATCAAGCACAGGTAGGACCAAGTCACAACTTTGCCAATCACAAGAAAGTCTCAACTGTTTGCACTTACTGTGATGTAAGTGCAATGAGACTTTCTTGTCAAGTGTCAaatcaagacaggcaagtccagTTTGGGCCTAAAAAAAGGTTTCTTTCTTACCGGAAAACGTAGTCATGAGCATCGATCTCTCTCCCCATCTTGGAACCGTTGAGGATTCCTCCGGTGCCCACCACAGCACAGCGCACACACCCATCGCTGCCTGGCATtggaaggagcagtggctctttCAGCTTTGGGATCAACTTCACTGCACTCATCACCTCTgcagaaacaaaaatacaaacacttcatgtgttttaaaatacaaaacagttCACAACAAGAACACTCTCTGTGgttctgaatgttgcatatAGAACCTTTaaaggagtttttttttctcaagaaaAAGGCTTTTCTTGAGATGATCCATACTAAAATTGCTTCAAGATTTACTGAACAGGTTTGTCAAAGTGGAAACAAGTCCACGTCCATTTCTTGGTGACCAAACTACACATAGTGATCATGAAATACTCTAAGTCTTAACACACTTGGTACCTGtctaacacagacacacagaaacacctaCCGTCATAGGGAAGCTGCATAAAGCCAAAAGGATTGTTAAAATGTGAAAGCCGGTTCCACTCGCTCACGTTGATGTTGTCCTTGTGCAGAAACAAACGTATGTTGGGAAGGAAAGCCTTTTTGAAGCTCTCATCCTCAGAGTTTCGCAGAGACTCAGCACATGTCTGAGAACATAGGACAAAATatgaaatgaagaaataaacTAAGAATCTTTTCCAAATCTAAATTTAATTGGCACTGTGTTCATGGTGATTTAATTAATGAAGCCCCCGCTCACAGCTGAAGAAACAGCAGACATGAAGCCAAACAGGGAGCTCCAACATAGAAAGTCTGATTAACAGCAGTAATagctttaaaggaaaaatcAAACTGAAAATCCATGCAGGCCAAACCAGAGACACACAGCTGAACATGTGGCTGTGCAGATTACCCACTCCCACAAAGGTAATGCATCTAGAATTATTATACTATCTTGTCATAGCATAGTTACCCAGGGTCTGGGTGGAGCATCCTGGTTATAAACATCATCAAAATCCCACCGAGGAGCCTTCTTGAAGGATTTTTTGAAGAGGATGGGCATGGGAGTCTCAGCCACAGCAGCATGTGTAGAGCTTCTCATCTGATCCACTTTTAGTTTTGTCACCGGGTTTGTTGTTGCGGTGGAATCAGCAGTTTTTGCCGCACTATAGTTTCCTGTTATATCCCAGAAGTCAAACACTACttcatgtttgtgtctcttcaatCCTGAGACAGCAGCCAAGCTGATGTGGAAGTTTGacggaaaaaataataaagcaaaTAAAGTTACTAAGACAcactttttaaactaaaaaattACTGTAGGTGGAAATGTGCGGAGACATTTCTTTGAAGACAATTtaacaggattaccaactagAAAATAATACAGATGAGTTCCCTTCTTCCCTCGTGAGTTTTTCTAAAACAACTTACTTgatattgtttgaataatctcCCCATGTTACAAGAATAAGTAAAAGGAAAACTGACATCACAAGCAGCACCGAAAAGATCCTAGACTTTGAGAGGGCCATCACGGAAACTGACCACTGCGCTCAGTCGCGCATGAAGTCAGAGAATTCACCTGCCGCGCCTACAATCAAGCTTGTAGTCCGCTGCCTCCATGCTCCGTACTTTGTAGCCCATTGGACAGACGCACGAGGGAAATCCGGTACTTCCCGAGAGTCCCCGCGCGCGGGGGCGGTGCCTTCTGCTCATTAGAATAAAGGTCACAGCGCATTTTAAACTATCCAGTTTCCATCAAGCCCTCCATTATTGAAAAGGCATCGGATTTGAATATGTGCACTTTCTATAGCTCAGACATTGAAACCTTAGAACAatcttttcttctcttgttATTCAACTTGgacatttttttcagtattgGCTGACTTAATGACATAATGATTAAAATATTATGACTCTAAATTGTGAGAATATAAAGGTTGGTGTCCAATTTGAGGACAAGAAAGCAGAGTTTTGGACCAATAATCTAATTATTTTGGCAAAATATTGTattcacaatttaaaaaaaaatcatagtattttctgcatttctaaattttatgcaaataaaataaaataaaatgctgtaaaaTTGGAAAGGCCCTATGTACTTTATGAATGTACTTTATTAATCTGTGTACCTTTATTCCTGAATGACcccttgtatttttttctgtctttaattgTTAATTTCTGTCTTGCAGTTATATCAATACTGTGATCTGTatttaaatgtcaaacaatTTGCCTTTTTCTGActatgattaaaataaaaacaaacaaacatttaaacaaaatatcCTCTGGCTCATTGATTTTGTCCCGTTAAACATTTCTTATCTTCTGCATTTCTTGTCTTGTAATTTTACCTGTGCTGTGGAAGGATATTACTAAATATAAAGTTGACATTTTCTCAGATCTTACTATTTGCCATAGAAATATTACTGCGATTACTGTAACAAAGATATTAATGCATTTTTCCTCATGAACCCCATTTTACTTCTTGACAAATTTACATTCACAAATGTAAatttacaaacaaaaataactaaagcatttgtattttttgaagGAAATGGAACAATACTTGTCAACAATTTCTATCAAAATGATAAACGTATACACTATTAAATGCCCAACATTAATTGACTATTTCTGTGCTACTATAAGGTCTGTATAAATAATAATTGTATCAAAATAAAGGTAACACTTCTGAGATTTAGGTGTAAGCATCAGTATActagaaaatgaagaaatacagtggaataaataaaagattttaCCTTTACCTAACCAAACGTAAGACTTTTAGAGTAAATATTCCTTTGGAATTATGCAGTGGCAGCCCAAAACCTCCAGCAAACCATATCACATCTGAACATGACCTGTGCATAGATGGGTGCTATGTCAAGTTGCgtgttgtctttttgtctctttgtctctttttttttttttgggcgcTGCACTTGACTTTCGTTGTACAgctgtgcaatgacaataaaggcatttGATTTTGATATAAAGAAGGAGAACAAATTTAGAGAGCTTTAAGTAATGGGAGCCAAATCCTAAAACTGGTGATTTTAAGCCCAAGGTGAGACTTTAGTCTGGTGGTGTCAGCGTAGTACCACTTTCAGCCACCAGATGGCGACACAGACAGTAAAATAAGAGGCCTTGTTGGGACCACGGGTTGGGACATGAGACCCTGACGTCAGCTGCCTGCTGAAGCTGCCCCCAGGCATTTAAATAGACCTCTTTCAcgcagcagacattttgacttgtcttagtaggaaaagcacaggtggagCTGGTGACCTTAATGATGGCTGAGTTCCATTAAGTTTCCCAGTGAGCTATTCCAGTGAGcaagcatgcacaataccagggcCTGCACTGAGTGGGATGCAGCTATATCAAATCTTACTAaacacacctgtgcttttccaactatgacatgtcaaaatgccaTTGTGAAAAAGGTCTCTGACAGGGTGACTGCAACTCACTCAAAGCCCAGAGACTTTGGATTCATTATTTCTAGTGAATCTGAAGTTGTAAATGAACAAAGGGAGCTTGTTCCTGATTAATTTAAAGTGTAACTTCTATTTTTGTTTCTAAGTgattaatgggaacaacagtttaaTGTCACCACCCAGGGCATGTTGGCACCGTCAATATACGGCCACTAAAACTGCTTGtctttgtcactgacaggctcagattattattacaaGTGTcagacaacattatggaaaggatctctacagaaacagacctttttgttcaaccagaaacagcccgGAAATCACTaccaccaaacccaccagactccatttaaattaacagttgttttatcatcgtaaaacacacttcattcaaagtcgatAGATACAAAGTAAAACTGTCTTAGATCacctttccactgttccaatgATCACCACTCTAgtttgtttgaaataaaaacatatacaaccggttagatgtgaaaacatgctggctctatacGCGCTTAAATTGCCgtttatttaaatagagtctggtTGGTGTGATGATGGCTATTtttgggctgtttctggtttaatAAAAATGATCTCACTCTGCAACaaaaatgtctgtctctgtaggatGATCtttataatgttgtcagacacttagaataacgatctgagcctgtcagtggcaaaaacaaacacttttaatggatgTATACTGACTGTGCGAAcatggttacattgcagcctgttttcgctcaatactggacaaGTTTAAAAACTGTTCTTCTCATTAATctcatgggaaaatagggtccaggttccaaaataccaaagttaccctaaaagtccaatatttactGTCTTTTAGCCccgtttttggtctctaccaactcctgagggaaatatctgtctctttagctgctaagtgCTCCACTAttttcacctgtctgtctctaactgtgtctgtctgccatttagtgttgagcaggtagtgtacagatgatttttaaaacatttaagttGGGGCTGTAGAACCAAAACAATAAGCGGAAAGATGCTAAAACGCTCCGTGAAGCCGAAGGGAAACTACAGTcagtgataattctctgtggttGACCTTTTGACATTACACACAGTACACTGATCTGTTGTTAACATAAATCTTTGataagtgcagctttaaataaaaaagtaacagtATCCCTTTAAAGAAGATAAaggcagccattttgtttttctgttttgctttgttttgacattttaccaTGACTgttcttctttttaaattacatttcgGTAACTGGAGATTAAAGTGGGAAGAAAACTGTGCGTATGGAGAGAGGAGGACTGATAAAACTGTTTAATAAGACAATTTTGAGTCAAATGTATATAATGCTAATCAGACGAACATCTGAGAGCAGCGTTTCATGTTCAGGCACATGAACCGAAACAAAACCCTGCACTGATTAATGAATCTGtcccatttaaaataaacaggaaATCACTCAGCGACGGTTTAGTTGCAAAAACTTTATTATCCATTTGATGTTTTCTTTGACATTTTCACTCATAATTCTAGAAAAGTGGAGGTCTTACAGATTTGGGACCCATTCCTTTGATATCATACTGCGACCAGTGCCACAGAACGGCTTCATCGACACATTCGGACTGTGA from Epinephelus fuscoguttatus linkage group LG20, E.fuscoguttatus.final_Chr_v1 includes:
- the LOC125881122 gene encoding alpha-N-acetylgalactosaminide alpha-2,6-sialyltransferase 1-like; the protein is MALSKSRIFSVLLVMSVFLLLILVTWGDYSNNINLAAVSGLKRHKHEVVFDFWDITGNYSAAKTADSTATTNPVTKLKVDQMRSSTHAAVAETPMPILFKKSFKKAPRWDFDDVYNQDAPPRPWTCAESLRNSEDESFKKAFLPNIRLFLHKDNINVSEWNRLSHFNNPFGFMQLPYDEVMSAVKLIPKLKEPLLLPMPGSDGCVRCAVVGTGGILNGSKMGREIDAHDYVFRVNGAVTNGYEEDVGNRTSVYVHTAYSIHSATYLFKRFGYKAAPHDEGIKYVMIPEGRRDYNWLGGLLRGEKITNGSYKNRRPRMYYSGQYNESRFYVLHQDFLRYVRNRFLKSRHMNSSFWAINRPTNGAFALFLALQTCDTVSVYGFMTKDYKKYNNYYFQKNMKKHVVFYINHDYILEMKTWKKLHDSKILRLYQGPDSEKGTEKPK